From the Methanophagales archaeon genome, the window TATTTTCCTTTTTTCCCAAGGAAGAGCCTTTTTTCAGGTTATTTGCATTCATATATAGCCCTATGGTGTCCATAGCAATTTTTGTGGTGTAGTTGGGGTTATACAGCATCTCCGAAAGCATATATTTATTATCCTTAGTGTTCCACTGGCTATTCCACGAAGGTCATCCAGCATCAGGGGCAAACTACGCTGCATGGACATTCGTGCAACTTCTGATGAACGCAGCACAGGCGAAGGATTATGTTGAGACAGTTTGCGATCTTGATCCGGGATTGTCAGACGCAGATACGCTTTTTGGTGATTATCCAAGTGTGCCAGCCTGGACCTGATACTGCATGAATACAAAAAAAAGCCGTGAAGAGAAACATCGAGGCGGTGAAGAGGCAGATAAGAAGGAGGCGATTCATTATAGCTATTGATGAGACCTATGAGCCATTTTACAGGAAGATAAAGAATCAGTGGATTCATGACTATACAAATGGCGTCAAAGGTGCTACTGGCTCATACAAATACATCGCGGTGTCTATAGTATCGTATCTGGCGATTTGAAATTTACCCTTCTCGTCATTCCGATCCCGAAAATAAGCATGGAGACGGATTAGTATGTGAAGGAGCTGTTGATATTCCTAAAATCGCTCATACCAATCGAGATCGTCCTTCTTGACTGTGGATTTTACACAGGGGGCGTCATAAAGGTCTTGCAGGAACTCAAACTGCGATATATAATCCTGGTTCCGAAATACGACAAGTTCAAGGAAGGGTTAAAGAAAGGGGCGGGGACGGGGCTGCACGAGCATCAAGGGTCACCGAACAGGGAGAAGACAAAATACGAAATAAGCACGTATATTGCGGTATTGCCGGACTATAAGGGCTTTGACCGGGTTTTTACTACTAATATCGAATACGGAAAGATTTTTAGTTATGTGCGATATTATAAGAAGAGATGGGGCATAGAGACTACGTTCAGAGTGCAGGATGAGGTCAGGATCAAAACAAAATCGCTAAAACCTCTGATAAGGTCCGTACTCTTCGTATTTGAGTGCATGCTGTACAATCTGTGGCAGTTCTTCAAAGTCAAAGGGCGCGTCCCGTTCAGAAGATTCGTTTATATCATGTTCAGGCGAAGCATCGTCAAAACAGTGGTATTTGCAGTCATTGCGCTCTTCAGAGAGAAGGGTTTTTTGGACGATAAAGCTCCGCCCCCTCAGCAAGATTTATGAGGAGTTAATCGAGAAATTTGGCTACAGTGACAGGATTAGCTTACACAAGGGCTGTTAATGCGGCTTTTTGCTATTTTTACTTTTTTCTGTCGCGAAATTCGCTGAGTATACCATCTGCAATGTATTTATGGAAAAAATGCTCGATTATATTCGCCTGAAACGTTTGAAATATCTTCTTTTGTTATCATTCCCAAAAAGTATTTGGAGATACTGAATATGAGCGAAAACTTTAAAATAAAACTCATGTGTGTTCGGTTAAGTAATCCATCTTATCCATCAACCTCTCTCGTTTGACATTGGGATCGCATCCCTGGCCGGGGTAAACGTTGTACAAAGTGAGCAATTTGCATTCTGAATCAGCCGGAGTATCTTGCGTGAGCACATTAACGTCAGAATAGCGATCCAAATCATGCATTCCACGGGCTCTGGGTTTGCACTCGGTATCAGATCCATGCGGTAGTGGCTTTTCAACTCTTTGAATATCAGTTTGCTAACGAAATAGCAACCATAGCGGGCGATTCTATCGAAAAAAAGTACTTGAAGTATCTGAGATCGAGGAGCAGGA encodes:
- a CDS encoding transposase, giving the protein MKELLIFLKSLIPIEIVLLDCGFYTGGVIKVLQELKLRYIILVPKYDKFKEGLKKGAGTGLHEHQGSPNREKTKYEISTYIAVLPDYKGFDRVFTTNIEYGKIFSYVRYYKKRWGIETTFRVQDEVRIKTKSLKPLIRSVLFVFECMLYNLWQFFKVKGRVPFRRFVYIMFRRSIVKTVVFAVIALFREKGFLDDKAPPPQQDL